The following is a genomic window from Bacillota bacterium.
CCAAGCACGCCGCCATCTTCATGGCCTCAAACATGCTCTGGTTCCCGGCGCAGTTAGCACCATCGGTGCCCAGCGCAACGTTGATCCCGGCCTCAATTAACCTCTTGACCGGAGCTATCCCGCTGGCCAGGAACAGGTTACTGACCGGGTTGTGGACAACGGTGACACCCCGCTTGCCCCCAAGACGAAGCGCCTCAGGCTCAGCGAGCCATACCCCGTGAGCGAAGGACCAGCGGTCAGACAGTATTCCGAGGTCCTCCAGGTGGAGGAGCATGTTCTGCCCGTAGAAGGCGTGGGCCGTGTCCCGCTGGATCCGGGTCTCCAACAGGTGGGTGTGAACTCCCAGGTCCATCTCTACGGCCATCTGATGCAGGCAAACCAGGAGCGCGTCGCTGCACCGCTGGGGCCCCGATGGCCCCAGGTGTACCCCGGAGAACCCTCTGAGTTCCCCCCGCTTCCAGAGGGTGGCGACCTCTCGGCAGAGCCCCACTGCCTGCTCGGTTGTGTTGGCCCCCCTGTTGAAGTCTTCCAGCAGCTCCCCGGGCAGGTCCCCCTCACTGATAGGGAGGGTAGCCTGGTAGGGCCTGTCACTGACCATGGGAGAGAGGAACGCCCGGAGGCCAGCCTGCAGGTAGGCCTGCCCCACCCGGTCCAGACCCTCCAGCGGGAGAGTGATCTGGTCCAGGACGGTGGTGACCCCGCTCCTTATCAGGTCGACACACCCTAGGAGGGCGCTGGCGTGGGCCTCCTCGGGCGTCATACCTCTGGCCGCCAGTGCGAATAGCATCCATACCTCTAGAGGAAGACGATCCGTCATCCCCTTGAAAAGGTTACCGTAGGAATGGGTGTGGGCGTTGACAAGACCTGGCAGGAGAAAGCGGTCCCTGGCGTCCAGGACCCGGCCAGGCTTCGTCTCATGGTCGTGGAGGCTGTCCACGAAGGCTATCTTGTCACCGACTATTCCCACATCCACCCTGACGCTGTTCTCGAAAGGGTCATCTCGCATGATCCGGGCGTTCCTTATGAGGAGATCAACGCCCCAGAAGGTATCCTCGGACACCGCCATCACCTCCTCAGCGAGCCATTGTGCCGCCCAGCGACCCCTTGCCTCAGCCGGGTCGCGTTTTAAAGACGAGATCTCGGATGACCTCTTTTCCGGGCGGCGCGGCCACGGAGTACTCCCGCCCGGGGAAAAGCAACTCCTCACAGGCCATTACGACCCTGCCATCCAAGAGCGCCATGCAGGACCCACATATGCCTCGCCTGCAGGTGAAGTGCCTGAAGGCCACCGTTTCATCGCAATGCTTGTAGACGCTTTCCAGGGCCTCCTGCAGGGTCACCGGTTCCTCCACCCTGATTTCGAAGGCCTGAGGGCCGTCAGCCGTGGCCCCCTGCCGGCGTACGGTGAGCCGGATGGTGTCGGAGTGACGGGGCGGGAGCCTCGGGTCGTTCACAGGACCGCCCTCCTTATCACGGAGCCCTCCCCCTGGGGAGACACCTGGGTGTGGGAGGGTTCCTCCAGCGCATCTGGGTAGTCGGAGCGGAAATGGTGCCCCCGGGTTTCCTCTCGGGCTATGGCGGACAGGGCTACGAGCCTCGATGTCTCCAGCATCATGGATACCTCCAGGGCCTCCAGCAGGGGATAAGGGTAGGGCGTGTCCAACCCCTCTAGGACGCCCATTAGTCCAAGGTTTCCGCTGGCGTCCTCCAGGAAATCCAGGAACGCCCTCATACCGCCGTCATTCCGCTCAAGCCCCAGGTGCTTCCACGCCTCCGCTTTCAGGGCCGCCTTTATCTCGTGGGGGCGCAGCTGGCCACTCTTGGGGGCAAGGAGGCCCAGTGTCCGCTCCCGCCAGCCCCTCGCTGCCCGAACGACCATGTCCTCGCCTGTTGCCGCCCGCAGGGGCTTCAGGTACGAGGAGGCGGCCTTTCCCGCCCTGTAGCCGAACACCTGCGTCTCGGTGAGGGCGTTCCCGGAGAGTCGGTTAGCGCCGTGTACGTTGCCCGCCACCTCCCCCGCGGCGAAGAGACCAGGCACCGTCGTCAACCCATTCTCGTCAATGAGCACCCCGCCCAGGCTGTAGTGGACCATGGGAGAAACCTCCACAGGGCTCTCCAGGATATCCACTCCCAAGGCACCGAGGTGGCGAATGTATGCCCGGGGCAGGTGCTGGGCCATCAGTTCTTGCTTTCGGCCATGGGTCAGCGGGCTAGAGGCAAGGTCTAGCCATAAACCTCCGTTGGGTGTCGCCTTCTCCTGGTGAAACTGGGCCATCATCATGGACACCAGCGTGTCCCGGGTGGGTAGTGGACTCGTGTCCAGTGGTGTCCCGTCGGAGTTCAGAAGTCTCCCTGCAAGCCCGGCGGGGTCCAGGAACACCTCGTACGGTATCAACATCCCCTTGCAGGAGTGAGGGTGCACGACGGCAGTGGGGTAGAACAATACCATCTCCAGGTCAGTGAGGGTGGCGCCAGCACGGTAGGCCAGTGCCACCCCGTCACCCGTGGTGTCTACGGCGGTGTCCGTCATGGACCACAGCTGCCCGTAGCCTCCCGTGGCGAGGATCACTGCCCCCGCCTTGACAGGCAGGACGTTTCCTGAGGCTAGGTCCAGGAGGACGGCCCCTGCCACGCTGCCGTCCCACAGCACAACCTCAAGGCAGGCAACGTCAGGTAGTACTTCCACCCCAGCCCGGGAAAGCGCCCTCACCAGCACCTTCATGAGCTGCGAGCCACCCCCGTTTATGAAGCAGGATCGGCTCACGGTCTGCCCGGGCTCGTGGATGAGGGTTATCCGCCCGTACAGGTCTCTTTTGAAGTCCACCCCGAGGTCAGCCAGGTCCTTGACCCTCCCGGGGGCATCACCGGCCAGGGCTCGCGCCAGATGAGGGTAGCTCAAGCTCCTTCCGCAAGTGAAGGTGTCATGGCAGTGAAGCTCGGGAGAATCACCGGGGCCGAGCGCTGCCTGCATAGTCTCGAAGGCCAAAGCCGTGCTGCCCGAGCGGCCCGGCGGGTTCTTGGAGACCAGGGTAACCGCCAGCCCCTCCTCAGCGGCCGCCAGGGCAGCCCTGGCACCGGTGCCGCCCCCGCCCAGCACAAGGAGATCCGTCTCCAGTATCACTGTGCCCTTCGCTCCTCCGGTAGGACTCAAGGGAGTCGCTGCTCAGGCCGCAGCCTGTCCGGGGAAGCCAAGCCCCCCGGCAGGCGTCGCCATCCTATCACTCAGTGCCCATGATCATATCCCTTATCACGAACTCGCCGTTTTTGACATCCAGCACGATGTTCCAGCCTACGGGCCTGTCACCGTCCTCGTCGAAGGTGATGGACCCTGTGACGCCAGGGAAGTCCTTTGTCTTGGCGATCTCGTCCCTGATGGCGGCCCTGTCGAAGGACCCGGCCCTCTCGATGGCGGCAATCAGCACGTACATGGCGTCGTAGGTGTAGGGAACGCTTACAAAGGTCTCTTCGTTAAAGGTCTCCTCGTACGTCTTCACCAGTGCCTGTGCCTTGGGATCCGGCACGTCCCTGTGGAAGTAGGTGGTTAGCACGGCGCCTTCTGCGGCCGCACCCGCCAGTTCCAGGTAGTCCGGCGTGGCACAGGCGTCCGGGGCCACGAGCTGGACGTCCCAGCCCATCTGGCGCACCTGCTGCGTAATGAGGGCCCCCTCCGTGTGGTAGGAGGATAATAGGACCACTTCGGGGTTCTTCTCCTGGAGCTTCCTCAGGACAACGCTGAAGTCCTTATCCTGCTGGCCCATGTAGAACTCCACGTCCGTGATGCTGCCCCCCAGTTCCTCGGCCTTGGCCACGAAGGCGTCCTTGAAGCCGATGCAGTAGTCGGTGTTGTCCACCAGTATACCGATCCTCTTCTTGCCCATGCTCTTGACGACGTACTCGGCGGTCTGGGACCCGGCAATCCCGTCGTGAACGTTGATGCGGAAGATGTAGTCACCCACGAGGGGCACCTTCGGGTTTGACGCCAGAACCACTATGGAGGACAGCCCTCCCTGCTGGTAGATAGGCCCGGCGGCAAGGCTGGTGGAGCTGAAGATGTGCCCTAGTACCGCCACTACGTCCTTGTCGGCCACGAATTTCTGCGCCACGCTGGCGGCTTCCTTGGGATCAGCCTTGTCGTCACCCTTGACCAGTTCTATCTTCCTGCCGAGAACGCCACCGGCGGCATTGATCTCGTCCGCCGCAAGCTTCGCTGCATTGTAGTGATAGTGACCGTAGACAGCGTAGTCACCCGTGAAGGAGGCGCCTAGGCCAACCTTGAAGGTCTCAGCCTCCGCGGGCTTCTCCCCTGTGTCCGTGGGCTGGGTGGCTTGCCCTCCACCGCATCCCGCTAGAGCCGTGATGATCAGTATTGATAGGCCAAGTGCCAGTACTCTGTGAAGATTCGTTCTGAGCATGTCTTTCTCCCCTCCTTCGGTCTCTTGTCTCCTAACTCCTGGGTCGCCATCTTCCCCTGCCTTTCCATGCACCTCCCTCCTCGGTCTTGGTGTCCGCTAATCCGCAGTGCCAAGGTAGGCTCTCTTGATCCCCTCGTCTCCACTAAGGTCCTCTGCCCGGCCCAAGGCTCGGATGGTGCCGGACTCCATCACGTAGCCCCTGTGGGCGATGCTCAAGGCCATACGGGCATTCTGCTCTACCAGCAGGATAGTCGCACCCCCCCGGTTTATCTCCTTGACGATCTGGAAGATGAGTTCCACCAGCTTTGGCGCCAGTCCCATGGAGGGCTCGTCCAGCAACAATACCTTGGGCTTGGCCATGAGGCCGCGTCCTATCGCAAGCATCTGCTGCTCACCACCGCTGAGGGAGCCGCCCATCTGCCTCTTGCGTTCCCGGAGCACCGGGAAGATCTGGAACACCCTGTCCATGGTATCCTGTGTGGCCTGCCTGTTGCTGTTCAGGTAGGCTCCCATGATGAGGTTCTCCGTGACCGTGAGCTTCGAGAAGATCTTCCTGCCTTCCGGAACGCACGATATGCCCCTCCTCACGATCTCGTGGGGCTTCAGGTGGGAGATGTCCTGGCCCTCAAGGGTGACCCGTCCCTTCTTCACCGGAAGAAGCCCGGTAATGGCCCTCAGGGTGGTGGTCTTTCCGGCCCCGTTGTTACCAAGAAGGGTGATTACCTCTCCCTGCATGACGTCCAGGCTCACGTCGTTCAGGATGTTGAGGGGACCATATCCTGCCCGCACGCCCTCGAGACTCAGCATCACGCGGCCCCCTTCCCAAGGTAGGCCTCGATCACGCGGCTGTCGTTCTGGATAGCCTCAGGAACGCCCTCCGCTATCTTGACTCCGTTGTTCAAAACTATTATGCGCTCGCACAGGCCCATTACGAACCTCATGTTGTGCTCGATAAGGAAGATGGTGAGACGAAACTGGTCTCTGATCTGGCGGATGAAATCCATCAGGGCGACTGTCTCTTGTTCGTTCATCCCGGCAGTAGGCTCGTCCACCAGCAGGAGTTTGGGGCCAGTCCCCAGGGCCCTGGCTATTTCCAGTCGTCGCTGCATGCCGTAGGGGAGGTTCCGGGCGAGCTCCCTCTTCATTGCCTGGAGCCCCAGGAACTCCAGGAGGGCCTCAGCCTTCTTCACCCTGTCGCTTTCCTCCGTGGCGAAGCGCGCCTTCCTGAGCAGCACTGACCAGAACCCGCTTCTGAAGGTGCAGTGCATCCCCAGGAGTACGTTCTCGAGAACTGTCATGCTCCCGAACAGCCTTATGTTCTGGAATGTACGAG
Proteins encoded in this region:
- a CDS encoding amidohydrolase family protein — translated: MSEDTFWGVDLLIRNARIMRDDPFENSVRVDVGIVGDKIAFVDSLHDHETKPGRVLDARDRFLLPGLVNAHTHSYGNLFKGMTDRLPLEVWMLFALAARGMTPEEAHASALLGCVDLIRSGVTTVLDQITLPLEGLDRVGQAYLQAGLRAFLSPMVSDRPYQATLPISEGDLPGELLEDFNRGANTTEQAVGLCREVATLWKRGELRGFSGVHLGPSGPQRCSDALLVCLHQMAVEMDLGVHTHLLETRIQRDTAHAFYGQNMLLHLEDLGILSDRWSFAHGVWLAEPEALRLGGKRGVTVVHNPVSNLFLASGIAPVKRLIEAGINVALGTDGANCAGNQSMFEAMKMAACLGKVRERDPDMWLTGTEVFTMATRTGAGMLGVPAGDIEAGQKADLVLMEERPWCVPESHIVNQVVYSAGAGDVSAVVAGGRVLMEEGTLLTIDEKETYAMALEALRSVLSRNKEAFRQAERYSGELMRVYRRLAHLGERR
- a CDS encoding 2Fe-2S iron-sulfur cluster-binding protein codes for the protein MNDPRLPPRHSDTIRLTVRRQGATADGPQAFEIRVEEPVTLQEALESVYKHCDETVAFRHFTCRRGICGSCMALLDGRVVMACEELLFPGREYSVAAPPGKEVIRDLVFKTRPG
- a CDS encoding FAD-binding protein, translated to MILETDLLVLGGGGTGARAALAAAEEGLAVTLVSKNPPGRSGSTALAFETMQAALGPGDSPELHCHDTFTCGRSLSYPHLARALAGDAPGRVKDLADLGVDFKRDLYGRITLIHEPGQTVSRSCFINGGGSQLMKVLVRALSRAGVEVLPDVACLEVVLWDGSVAGAVLLDLASGNVLPVKAGAVILATGGYGQLWSMTDTAVDTTGDGVALAYRAGATLTDLEMVLFYPTAVVHPHSCKGMLIPYEVFLDPAGLAGRLLNSDGTPLDTSPLPTRDTLVSMMMAQFHQEKATPNGGLWLDLASSPLTHGRKQELMAQHLPRAYIRHLGALGVDILESPVEVSPMVHYSLGGVLIDENGLTTVPGLFAAGEVAGNVHGANRLSGNALTETQVFGYRAGKAASSYLKPLRAATGEDMVVRAARGWRERTLGLLAPKSGQLRPHEIKAALKAEAWKHLGLERNDGGMRAFLDFLEDASGNLGLMGVLEGLDTPYPYPLLEALEVSMMLETSRLVALSAIAREETRGHHFRSDYPDALEEPSHTQVSPQGEGSVIRRAVL
- a CDS encoding ABC transporter substrate-binding protein, translated to MLRTNLHRVLALGLSILIITALAGCGGGQATQPTDTGEKPAEAETFKVGLGASFTGDYAVYGHYHYNAAKLAADEINAAGGVLGRKIELVKGDDKADPKEAASVAQKFVADKDVVAVLGHIFSSTSLAAGPIYQQGGLSSIVVLASNPKVPLVGDYIFRINVHDGIAGSQTAEYVVKSMGKKRIGILVDNTDYCIGFKDAFVAKAEELGGSITDVEFYMGQQDKDFSVVLRKLQEKNPEVVLLSSYHTEGALITQQVRQMGWDVQLVAPDACATPDYLELAGAAAEGAVLTTYFHRDVPDPKAQALVKTYEETFNEETFVSVPYTYDAMYVLIAAIERAGSFDRAAIRDEIAKTKDFPGVTGSITFDEDGDRPVGWNIVLDVKNGEFVIRDMIMGTE
- a CDS encoding ABC transporter ATP-binding protein, with the protein product MLSLEGVRAGYGPLNILNDVSLDVMQGEVITLLGNNGAGKTTTLRAITGLLPVKKGRVTLEGQDISHLKPHEIVRRGISCVPEGRKIFSKLTVTENLIMGAYLNSNRQATQDTMDRVFQIFPVLRERKRQMGGSLSGGEQQMLAIGRGLMAKPKVLLLDEPSMGLAPKLVELIFQIVKEINRGGATILLVEQNARMALSIAHRGYVMESGTIRALGRAEDLSGDEGIKRAYLGTAD
- a CDS encoding ABC transporter ATP-binding protein, with translation MSHDHLLAGFQVTRHFGGLLAVDHVDFHVDNAGEILGLIGPNGAGKTTLFNLISGNIKPTSGRLEFEGRDLIPMPAHSMASMGIARTFQNIRLFGSMTVLENVLLGMHCTFRSGFWSVLLRKARFATEESDRVKKAEALLEFLGLQAMKRELARNLPYGMQRRLEIARALGTGPKLLLVDEPTAGMNEQETVALMDFIRQIRDQFRLTIFLIEHNMRFVMGLCERIIVLNNGVKIAEGVPEAIQNDSRVIEAYLGKGAA